In a single window of the Leptospira sanjuanensis genome:
- a CDS encoding transketolase, producing MNDIKELKSFANELRKSVIRMVTAANSGHPGGPLGLADIYAVLYKKILNHKPSDPDWEERDRLILSNGHVCAIRYAAMAHSGYFPVEELLTFRKLGSKLQGHPSTRYMNGIESASGSLGQGLSVSVGLALGARLKKQNHRIYTCISDGECGEGMTWEAAQSAAHYKLDNLIVFMDKNGIQIDGFTKDVMNLEPLNEKFLAFGWNVLEADGHNIEQIISAFEKAQQHKGSPTIILFNTVLGKGVSFMENNPGWHGTPPKPEEEKKALEELSALTV from the coding sequence ATGAACGATATCAAAGAACTCAAGAGTTTTGCTAACGAACTCAGAAAAAGCGTGATCCGAATGGTGACCGCGGCGAATTCCGGTCACCCGGGCGGACCTTTGGGTCTCGCGGATATCTACGCGGTTTTATATAAGAAAATTCTAAACCACAAACCGTCCGATCCGGATTGGGAAGAACGCGATCGTCTGATTCTTTCCAACGGTCACGTGTGTGCGATCCGTTATGCGGCCATGGCTCACTCCGGTTATTTTCCGGTCGAAGAACTTCTGACGTTCCGCAAACTCGGAAGCAAACTGCAAGGTCATCCTTCCACGCGTTATATGAACGGAATCGAAAGCGCGTCCGGTTCTTTGGGACAAGGTCTTTCCGTTTCCGTCGGTCTTGCACTCGGCGCCAGACTGAAAAAACAGAATCATAGAATCTACACTTGTATCTCCGACGGAGAATGCGGTGAAGGTATGACTTGGGAAGCGGCTCAATCCGCGGCGCATTACAAACTCGACAATCTGATCGTGTTTATGGACAAGAACGGAATTCAAATCGACGGTTTTACGAAAGACGTTATGAACCTCGAACCTCTCAACGAGAAATTTCTTGCCTTCGGTTGGAACGTGTTGGAAGCTGATGGCCACAATATCGAACAGATCATCTCCGCGTTCGAGAAGGCGCAGCAGCACAAAGGATCTCCTACCATCATTCTGTTCAATACGGTATTGGGAAAGGGCGTTTCTTTTATGGAGAATAATCCGGGTTGGCACGGAACTCCTCCGAAACCGGAAGAAGAAAAGAAAGCTCTCGAAGAATTATCCGCTCTTACCGTTTAA
- the tnpA gene encoding IS66 family insertion sequence element accessory protein TnpA, which yields MKKTKIDWPKEFDDFSKSGLSQPQYCKERHLKYTTFRYHWERRSKHSEKNDFVEIPPSSTNSQSLVEAEFLTLKIDTSGKASLQVNVQFSLGRWS from the coding sequence ATGAAAAAAACGAAAATAGATTGGCCCAAAGAGTTTGATGACTTTTCAAAGAGTGGACTTTCCCAGCCTCAGTATTGTAAAGAAAGACACCTCAAATACACGACGTTTCGATATCATTGGGAGAGACGTTCTAAGCATTCAGAGAAGAACGACTTTGTAGAAATTCCTCCTTCCTCGACAAATTCTCAGTCATTGGTAGAAGCCGAATTTTTGACCCTAAAGATAGATACGTCGGGGAAGGCATCGCTCCAAGTAAACGTTCAGTTTAGTTTAGGACGATGGAGTTAA
- the lsa27 gene encoding laminin-binding protein Lsa27 has protein sequence MKSKFKHPFLMFVLALTFGFVFSCSPKEEQFAEGIKYLGGSNPKGEEEFKKIGLNARDIAKERLVKELLELKTGLEEKDFGAAVGLSSPELVHNIQRTFNMSFTEALDGWRKSFKTGKAWCEYDLLFKDKIVSYEIEPSQASEYNSFDGKSAKQMAYRVYLRKEGQTGKLTFENSHVLVFEGHHLRNDAWTRFSISTFANHCPILSPEEEERLKDFESSHPEESR, from the coding sequence ATGAAAAGTAAATTCAAACATCCATTTCTAATGTTCGTTTTGGCCCTTACATTTGGCTTTGTTTTTTCTTGTTCTCCGAAGGAAGAACAATTCGCGGAAGGGATCAAGTATCTAGGCGGTTCCAATCCGAAAGGAGAAGAAGAGTTCAAGAAGATCGGTTTGAATGCAAGAGACATTGCGAAGGAAAGATTGGTGAAGGAACTGTTGGAATTAAAAACAGGGCTTGAAGAAAAAGATTTTGGTGCGGCTGTCGGTTTGTCTTCCCCTGAGCTTGTACACAACATACAAAGAACGTTTAACATGAGTTTTACAGAAGCTCTGGATGGTTGGAGAAAAAGTTTCAAAACCGGCAAGGCTTGGTGCGAATACGATCTTTTGTTTAAAGACAAGATCGTATCGTATGAAATTGAGCCTTCACAAGCAAGTGAATACAATTCATTTGATGGTAAGTCCGCTAAACAAATGGCTTACCGAGTATATCTTCGCAAAGAAGGCCAGACCGGAAAGTTAACATTTGAAAACAGTCATGTGTTGGTATTTGAAGGTCATCATCTCAGAAATGATGCCTGGACTCGTTTTTCAATTAGTACGTTTGCAAACCACTGCCCGATCTTGAGTCCCGAGGAAGAAGAACGACTGAAGGATTTTGAAAGTAGCCACCCGGAAGAGAGCCGCTAA
- a CDS encoding TIGR04388 family protein codes for MLIEAESAFRVANSPQAAALVNGVISTATLGMGSSFTGFVSYNKHQNANIITGQQEIKGGWGGGVSWNALGKEGGFIKEVLKAQGFNIGASYNRDSGLGVNASLNYTVGSGNKGLGVGGDYNFKDRSYGLNASLDLHKSENGLHHVGVSMSARSDGHADVGAYYNYGNEKIPPQFRGHGGSLTFNDQGNFTASGQMQGATVASITYDTNTHGFKPLELNYNFQNEFNQGLAAENAQKNHERTSMELAYKEVSLGTKMEKPLFTQSEVDTYLPRDKDGNIDMTKAQPEKLMAKWDEYKVHLLCES; via the coding sequence GTGCTGATTGAAGCGGAGAGCGCGTTTCGCGTAGCGAACTCGCCCCAAGCGGCCGCCCTTGTGAACGGAGTGATCTCAACGGCGACATTAGGAATGGGTTCGAGCTTTACAGGCTTCGTGAGCTACAACAAGCACCAGAACGCAAACATCATCACCGGCCAACAGGAAATCAAAGGCGGCTGGGGCGGCGGCGTGAGTTGGAACGCGTTAGGGAAAGAGGGCGGCTTTATCAAAGAAGTCCTGAAAGCTCAAGGTTTTAACATCGGAGCGAGTTACAACCGCGACAGCGGTCTTGGAGTCAACGCCTCCTTGAACTACACCGTAGGAAGCGGTAACAAAGGATTAGGTGTCGGAGGGGACTACAACTTCAAGGATCGTTCGTATGGCTTGAACGCGAGCTTAGACTTGCACAAGAGTGAAAACGGCCTTCACCACGTAGGGGTGAGTATGTCCGCTCGTAGCGACGGCCACGCAGATGTGGGAGCATACTACAACTACGGCAACGAGAAGATTCCACCGCAGTTTAGAGGACACGGAGGAAGCCTAACGTTTAACGATCAAGGTAACTTTACTGCGAGCGGTCAGATGCAGGGAGCGACAGTTGCGTCAATCACATATGATACAAACACACACGGGTTTAAACCTTTAGAACTCAATTACAACTTTCAGAACGAATTCAACCAGGGGTTAGCTGCAGAGAATGCGCAGAAGAACCATGAGCGTACTTCGATGGAGCTTGCATACAAGGAAGTGAGTTTGGGGACGAAGATGGAGAAGCCGTTGTTTACGCAGTCGGAGGTAGACACATATCTTCCCCGCGACAAGGACGGTAACATCGACATGACGAAAGCTCAGCCTGAGAAGTTGATGGCGAAGTGGGACGAATACAAGGTGCACCTTCTCTGTGAAAGCTAA
- a CDS encoding transglutaminase-like domain-containing protein gives MTHFVFRKKIMFMPSSDSYHDSLSFPPDKLEEKFYQLEFAGSDEKIQVIREIADMVPWQFKISDFVEEFKDPTLRVFARSISSVVHLERINARYAILADKGHVNDYSDLEEAVFLLSSVGDPDASYHEFKIYLDQLALRVEELCDLNPEYVSEELKVHFLTRVLSSEENFQGNNDQYDDPNNSFVTRIVRTRKGIPISLSAIYLLVARRLSLPLYGVNMPLHFLLHFDSPDYETFIDPFHGGVLLDKSTCIRFLEANSFTPSERYFTRASTLSIIKRMYRNLIHIYRKEQFRDMEDILARQLLILENKLKA, from the coding sequence TTGACTCATTTCGTTTTTCGTAAAAAGATAATGTTTATGCCCTCATCCGATTCTTATCATGATTCTCTCTCTTTCCCTCCCGATAAGCTGGAAGAAAAATTTTATCAGCTTGAGTTTGCCGGAAGCGACGAAAAAATCCAAGTGATTCGGGAGATCGCGGACATGGTTCCGTGGCAATTTAAGATCAGCGATTTCGTGGAGGAGTTCAAGGATCCCACGCTCCGCGTTTTTGCGCGTTCTATTTCTTCCGTAGTTCATCTCGAACGTATTAACGCGCGTTATGCGATCCTTGCGGACAAAGGACACGTGAATGATTATTCCGATTTGGAGGAGGCCGTCTTTCTTCTTTCGAGCGTCGGCGATCCGGACGCGTCCTATCACGAATTCAAAATCTATCTGGATCAACTCGCCCTTCGAGTGGAGGAACTCTGCGATCTAAATCCGGAATACGTTTCGGAAGAATTAAAGGTTCATTTTTTGACGAGAGTTCTTTCTTCGGAGGAGAATTTTCAGGGTAACAACGATCAATACGACGATCCGAACAATTCTTTCGTTACCCGCATCGTTCGTACGCGCAAGGGAATCCCGATTTCCCTTTCGGCGATTTATCTGCTCGTAGCCCGCAGACTTTCGCTTCCGTTGTACGGGGTGAACATGCCTTTGCACTTCCTTCTTCATTTCGATTCTCCCGATTACGAAACCTTCATCGATCCGTTTCACGGAGGGGTTCTTCTCGATAAGTCCACTTGCATCCGCTTTTTGGAGGCGAACAGTTTTACCCCGAGTGAAAGATATTTCACGAGAGCCAGCACTCTTTCCATCATCAAACGGATGTACCGCAATTTGATCCACATATACCGTAAGGAACAGTTTCGGGATATGGAGGATATTCTCGCGCGTCAGCTCTTGATTCTCGAAAACAAACTCAAAGCCTGA
- the tnpB gene encoding IS66 family insertion sequence element accessory protein TnpB (TnpB, as the term is used for proteins encoded by IS66 family insertion elements, is considered an accessory protein, since TnpC, encoded by a neighboring gene, is a DDE family transposase.) — translation MELNPGNRKVYLRPGATDLRKSINTLSVIVEGKMKKDPYSASVFLFCNRKKDKLKMLYWDKSGFCLWQKRLEESKFPWPNSEEEVHKIPVERFHWLLNGIDFFKEHKKLKYKNVS, via the coding sequence ATGGAGTTAAATCCCGGAAACAGAAAAGTGTATCTTCGACCTGGGGCGACGGATTTAAGGAAATCGATCAATACGCTCTCTGTAATCGTAGAAGGAAAGATGAAAAAAGATCCGTATTCGGCGAGCGTCTTTCTCTTCTGCAATCGCAAGAAAGATAAACTGAAGATGCTCTACTGGGATAAGAGCGGGTTTTGCCTTTGGCAGAAGAGACTGGAAGAGAGTAAATTCCCGTGGCCGAACTCAGAGGAGGAAGTGCATAAAATACCCGTTGAAAGGTTTCATTGGCTATTGAATGGGATCGATTTTTTCAAAGAGCACAAGAAACTAAAATACAAGAATGTCAGTTGA
- a CDS encoding NADase-type glycan-binding domain-containing protein, whose product MKNIKLQILLLLFLFFSMNLWSQEEILPGPDCITSKDNPSLKALKTMKDDDVLKQTFYGTAFFDDGRWSWGLSWATSHLRPKGKELSDFLKSKPKEKDKKAFRDWTKKSCDNIPYYVHRYGLKEGKAYCTDTNRGVGEILLSYIYIMLDEKKVNSFYILPGKQNNKKGFLERNRPKDITIYYLVTEYPPSPIQAGELSFSNPWLYQKQKVTLKDTVGYQKIQIPNFDNIFEDTDVSGGIDKIVMVAIEINSVWDGSKEKDITCITDIRSGGGEEKEYQYIPR is encoded by the coding sequence ATGAAAAATATCAAATTGCAAATTCTACTTTTGCTCTTTCTTTTCTTCTCTATGAATCTTTGGAGCCAGGAAGAAATTCTTCCCGGTCCGGATTGTATAACTTCAAAAGACAATCCGTCTTTGAAGGCATTGAAGACGATGAAAGACGATGATGTGTTAAAGCAGACTTTTTACGGAACCGCGTTTTTTGATGATGGTCGTTGGTCTTGGGGGCTTTCTTGGGCGACTTCTCATTTACGCCCCAAAGGAAAGGAGCTTTCCGATTTCTTGAAATCCAAACCGAAGGAAAAAGACAAAAAGGCATTTCGGGATTGGACCAAGAAGTCTTGTGACAACATTCCTTATTATGTGCATCGTTATGGCTTGAAAGAAGGAAAGGCGTATTGTACAGATACGAATCGCGGTGTTGGAGAAATCTTACTAAGTTACATATATATAATGTTAGATGAAAAAAAAGTGAATTCCTTTTATATCCTCCCCGGCAAACAAAACAACAAGAAAGGATTTTTGGAACGCAACCGACCCAAGGACATTACGATCTATTATCTGGTCACAGAATATCCTCCAAGTCCGATTCAGGCCGGGGAATTGTCTTTTTCCAATCCTTGGTTGTATCAAAAACAAAAAGTGACTCTCAAAGATACAGTTGGATATCAAAAAATTCAAATCCCAAATTTTGATAATATTTTTGAGGATACTGATGTGTCTGGCGGAATTGATAAAATCGTGATGGTTGCCATTGAGATAAACAGTGTCTGGGACGGAAGCAAGGAGAAAGATATTACTTGTATTACAGATATTCGGAGCGGTGGCGGGGAGGAGAAGGAATACCAATATATTCCTAGGTAA
- a CDS encoding DUF1016 N-terminal domain-containing protein, which translates to MNQDDIDKALKGILKIYVEIRNQSNLNKNTVTLEANREIGKILKNAEKNATAEEQTSGSWMKTISMQLQRYLKKGFFERNLFYAQKFYEVYGKSELDHRLSWSHYRKLASVSDEKLRDKLTKIAIKEGWSEETLSFKIKEVGQQRKSPILKWRRPEGLLWHYKIKETLKNNTVYLLDLGFYCYYETPKSRANNKYKAGDVLRFQKQGKSWSLEKTKLSQSSDLYFYSGEIERVIDGDTILVKLQLGFNLITRQRIRLHNVWAAELDTNEGENDFELLKKKLPSKTKIIVRSRSKDIYGRYVGDVLYSNKKVVSPEEILTDGIYLNEELSVVGTKE; encoded by the coding sequence ATGAACCAGGACGATATTGATAAAGCTTTGAAAGGCATTTTAAAAATATACGTCGAAATACGTAATCAGAGTAATTTGAATAAAAACACCGTTACATTAGAAGCAAATCGAGAAATCGGTAAGATTCTAAAGAACGCAGAAAAGAATGCGACTGCGGAGGAACAAACGAGTGGCAGTTGGATGAAAACGATTTCGATGCAGTTGCAAAGGTATTTAAAGAAAGGTTTTTTTGAAAGGAACCTCTTTTATGCTCAAAAATTTTACGAAGTCTATGGTAAATCGGAGTTAGATCACAGGCTGAGTTGGAGCCATTATCGTAAATTAGCATCCGTATCCGATGAAAAGTTGAGAGACAAGCTGACAAAGATAGCTATTAAAGAAGGTTGGAGTGAAGAAACGCTTTCCTTTAAAATCAAAGAGGTAGGACAACAAAGAAAATCTCCGATCTTAAAATGGAGACGTCCTGAAGGTTTGCTTTGGCATTACAAAATCAAAGAAACTTTAAAAAACAATACAGTCTACCTGCTTGATTTAGGGTTCTACTGTTACTATGAAACACCGAAGAGTAGGGCTAATAACAAATATAAAGCCGGTGATGTTTTAAGATTTCAAAAGCAAGGTAAATCCTGGTCTCTTGAAAAAACAAAACTTTCCCAATCCTCGGATCTTTATTTCTACTCCGGAGAAATCGAGCGAGTCATTGACGGTGATACAATTCTCGTAAAGCTACAGTTAGGTTTTAATTTAATTACAAGGCAGAGAATCCGATTGCACAACGTTTGGGCGGCTGAGTTGGATACAAATGAAGGAGAAAATGACTTTGAACTTCTGAAAAAGAAATTACCCTCTAAAACGAAGATTATTGTAAGGAGTAGATCGAAAGATATCTACGGACGCTATGTGGGGGATGTTTTATATTCGAATAAAAAGGTAGTGAGTCCTGAAGAAATCTTAACGGATGGAATTTATTTGAACGAAGAATTGTCCGTCGTTGGCACAAAAGAATGA
- a CDS encoding DDE-type integrase/transposase/recombinase — translation MKSIQLKTKNSYHTALLFKAQLNLLSPSEKDVIPKSTRCDWKNRNLSTLVGYDSQDPIFKDLDLYKKALDSKTFMKTLKSLFSIYSFYYSLSESIRGKRRIWNDRKKEIVSIIQRIAPNLGLKRSCRFMKVSVQRYYKWKNEILCNSSVFGLCRKIHPKQLTIQEQKIIARYLKKPEFFNWPLRSIFYKIIKDGVAFLSLATFYKYARVLAPKREIIRKARRKIGIRSTAPLLLLHMDTTILRVQDGSKVYIHFIMDNFSRTILGWKASLEWNSKNTMLNLKEVCEKFDLFHKQIQLLCDDGSENAGEVNKFLCSPRLFIEKLIAQVDITFSNSMIEAVNKKIKYEFLFPKKLYSFQDVIKTLKLAVTEYNDRPSGVLFGYSPNEVLEGAIPDPLRFAKPIKEAASKRPSINKNDPCGSC, via the coding sequence ATGAAATCCATTCAACTCAAAACCAAAAACTCATATCACACTGCTCTTCTTTTCAAAGCTCAGTTGAATCTTCTTTCTCCGTCAGAAAAAGATGTTATTCCAAAATCCACTCGATGCGATTGGAAAAATCGAAATCTTTCTACCTTAGTGGGATATGATTCCCAAGATCCGATTTTTAAAGATTTGGATTTGTACAAAAAAGCTCTCGATAGCAAAACGTTTATGAAAACTCTCAAATCACTTTTCTCCATTTATTCTTTTTATTATTCCCTGTCTGAATCCATTCGAGGAAAAAGAAGAATCTGGAACGATCGTAAGAAAGAAATCGTTTCTATCATTCAACGAATAGCTCCTAACCTCGGCCTAAAACGTTCTTGTCGTTTCATGAAAGTGTCCGTTCAAAGATATTACAAATGGAAAAACGAAATCCTTTGTAACTCTTCCGTATTTGGCCTTTGCAGAAAGATCCATCCAAAACAACTCACAATCCAAGAACAAAAAATCATTGCGCGGTATCTCAAAAAGCCTGAATTTTTCAATTGGCCTCTTCGTTCCATCTTCTACAAAATCATAAAAGACGGCGTTGCTTTCTTGAGTTTGGCCACATTCTACAAATACGCAAGAGTTCTTGCTCCCAAAAGAGAAATCATTCGAAAGGCGAGAAGAAAGATCGGAATTCGTTCCACAGCTCCCTTACTTCTTCTTCACATGGATACAACCATATTACGAGTACAAGATGGTTCTAAAGTATATATCCATTTCATTATGGACAATTTTTCCAGGACAATTTTAGGTTGGAAAGCTTCTTTAGAATGGAATTCCAAAAATACGATGTTAAATTTAAAAGAGGTCTGTGAGAAATTCGATTTATTCCACAAACAAATACAGCTTCTTTGTGATGACGGTTCGGAAAATGCGGGAGAAGTAAATAAATTCCTTTGCTCACCGCGCTTATTCATTGAAAAATTAATCGCTCAAGTTGACATCACATTTTCAAACAGCATGATCGAAGCCGTGAACAAAAAAATAAAATATGAATTTCTATTTCCGAAAAAGCTTTACTCGTTTCAAGATGTGATCAAAACATTAAAGCTTGCAGTTACGGAATACAATGATCGTCCAAGCGGAGTTCTATTTGGCTATTCTCCGAACGAAGTTTTAGAAGGTGCAATACCAGATCCACTTCGTTTTGCCAAGCCGATTAAAGAGGCTGCTTCAAAAAGACCAAGCATCAACAAAAACGATCCCTGCGGCTCTTGTTGA
- the tnpC gene encoding IS66 family transposase: MSLDLNSLPDDVEELKRIIILENNKYQEELRLQKQKESEHLDQIERLKIQLFGRKTEKWSQIEKDQGFLFNEIESSLQEDSPEPEEESLFSPVKSHTRKKTGRKPFPDYFPRIEILHDIPEIDKTCSCGHELTRIGEDKSEKLDIIPAKIQVEVHIRPKYACKHCEGTSDETLPVVRIAPVPHQIAEKSMLSSGFLAHTLTQKFADALPFYRQAGILQRSGVDISRSTLSNTAIQVFEKLSPMIEDVRRELFKSKYLQIDETILQVLNEEGKLNTSKSYMWVIRGFIREKPVVLYHYEPSRSAKFLEEWIQGFEGIIQTDGFESYDSLLKVKSKILHAGCWNHARRRFFEILKIDSKNVQAEWIVKKIGKLYTIESKAKVESLSSEEHLKLRQSESKPIVDEIRSWMNKRIVEVAPKSSMGKALSYLSGQWEKLLLFLDHPELQLDTNLVENDIRPFVIGRKNWLFSGCPQGATASAGFYSLIQNAKISGIDPYAYLRDLFKSWETIPRSLSCEDLPKNGGLVVR; this comes from the coding sequence ATGTCTTTGGATCTAAACTCTCTTCCTGATGATGTAGAAGAACTAAAAAGAATCATTATATTAGAGAATAATAAATATCAGGAAGAATTACGACTCCAAAAACAGAAAGAATCCGAACATTTGGATCAGATCGAGAGATTGAAGATCCAGCTTTTCGGGAGAAAGACTGAGAAATGGAGTCAGATCGAAAAAGATCAAGGATTTCTTTTTAACGAAATAGAAAGCTCCTTGCAAGAAGATTCTCCTGAACCCGAAGAAGAAAGTCTTTTTAGTCCTGTTAAAAGCCATACAAGAAAGAAGACGGGAAGAAAACCTTTCCCGGACTACTTTCCAAGAATCGAAATCCTACATGATATTCCTGAAATTGATAAAACCTGTTCTTGTGGTCACGAGCTTACTCGTATCGGAGAAGACAAGTCCGAGAAGTTAGATATTATCCCGGCTAAAATACAAGTCGAAGTTCATATTCGCCCTAAGTATGCGTGTAAGCATTGTGAAGGAACTTCTGATGAAACTCTACCTGTCGTAAGAATCGCGCCGGTTCCCCATCAGATCGCTGAGAAGAGTATGCTTTCTTCCGGATTCTTAGCTCACACGCTTACTCAAAAGTTTGCGGATGCTCTTCCGTTTTACAGACAAGCCGGGATTCTCCAGAGATCGGGAGTGGATATTTCAAGGAGCACCCTTTCCAATACCGCAATTCAAGTTTTTGAAAAACTTTCTCCGATGATCGAGGATGTGAGAAGGGAACTTTTCAAATCGAAGTATTTGCAGATCGATGAGACGATTCTTCAAGTGTTAAACGAAGAAGGAAAGTTGAATACATCCAAATCGTATATGTGGGTGATCCGAGGGTTCATCAGAGAAAAGCCCGTTGTTCTCTATCATTATGAGCCGAGTCGGAGCGCTAAGTTTTTAGAAGAATGGATCCAGGGATTTGAAGGAATCATCCAAACGGACGGTTTTGAATCTTACGATTCTTTGTTGAAAGTTAAATCTAAGATTCTTCACGCGGGATGTTGGAATCATGCGAGGAGGAGATTTTTCGAAATTCTAAAAATCGATTCTAAGAATGTGCAAGCAGAATGGATCGTAAAGAAAATCGGTAAGCTTTATACAATCGAGTCAAAAGCTAAGGTAGAAAGTTTAAGTTCTGAAGAACATCTGAAACTCAGGCAATCCGAATCTAAGCCTATCGTTGATGAGATTCGTTCTTGGATGAACAAACGGATCGTCGAAGTTGCTCCCAAATCTTCTATGGGAAAAGCGCTCTCTTATCTTTCTGGCCAGTGGGAAAAACTGCTTCTCTTTTTGGATCATCCGGAATTGCAATTAGATACGAATCTCGTTGAGAACGACATTCGTCCTTTTGTGATCGGTAGAAAAAACTGGCTCTTCTCCGGTTGTCCACAAGGGGCAACTGCGAGCGCGGGATTCTATTCGTTAATTCAAAATGCAAAGATCTCAGGTATCGATCCTTACGCTTATTTACGAGATCTTTTTAAGTCTTGGGAAACGATACCGAGAAGTCTTTCTTGCGAGGATCTGCCAAAAAACGGTGGGCTTGTGGTTCGTTAG